A genomic stretch from Juglans microcarpa x Juglans regia isolate MS1-56 chromosome 3S, Jm3101_v1.0, whole genome shotgun sequence includes:
- the LOC121258583 gene encoding uncharacterized protein LOC121258583, giving the protein MASDSESKQVANELSYPILLCERVRVAVDDAESFKLECVEVFKKVDRLSHMLRTLVRFSIATPSLYERPIWRVIADVSKNLERALTLVRKCKRRSVLRRVVTIVSAADFRKIFGLLESSLGDMRWLLSIFDSEKVGGIVLSLPPIASNDPIISWVWSYIATLQMAQLTERIEAANELASLARDNDRTKQIIVEEGGVPPLLKLLKEDASPDAQIAGASALCNLANDQERVRNIVNELGVQIIVQVLGDSPLKVQSQVATLVARMAEHDPLAQEDFARDNVIRPLVTLLSFETFADEHREQSGKQSIHSIVQINKEMEKKSLTRPNAGPYTHSQSSSHYYYNYYHSSEGSKHRRERENEKPQLKLSLKISCAEALWKLAKGSVSNSRRITETKGLLCLAKLVEKEEGELQYNCLMTIMEITAAAESNVDLRRAAFKTTSPAAKAVVDQLLRVVRDLDSPVLQVLAIKSIGSLARTFPARETRVIGPLVTHLGNRNPDVAAEAVISLQKFACPGNFLCMEHSKTIIEFDGVPPLMKMLRGNERTLLHGLILLCYLALHVGKSDSLEQARVLTALEGVDRTVVSQHPELRELVPKAIYHLSLYHPGVHSQRFSFVP; this is encoded by the coding sequence ATGGCCTCGGATTCCGAGTCGAAGCAAGTAGCAAACGAGCTCTCGTATCCGATTCTACTCTGCGAGCGAGTCCGTGTTGCGGTGGACGACGCCGAGTCGTTCAAGCTGGAGTGCGTCGAGGTGTTTAAGAAGGTGGACCGGCTCTCCCACATGCTCCGGACCCTGGTCCGGTTCTCCATCGCCACTCCCTCCCTCTATGAGCGGCCGATTTGGCGGGTAATCGCCGACGTCTCCAAGAACCTGGAGCGTGCTCTAACCCTAGTCCGCAAGTGCAAGAGACGGAGCGTCCTCCGCCGGGTCGTCACCATCGTCAGCGCGGCGGATTTCCGTAAGATCTTCGGCCTTCTGGAATCTTCACTCGGCGACATGAGGTGGCTCCTGAGCATCTTTGATTCCGAAAAGGTAGGTGGCATCGTCCTTTCTCTTCCACCGATCGCCAGCAACGATCCGATTATCTCCTGGGTTTGGTCCTACATTGCTACTCTTCAAATGGCCCAACTGACGGAACGAATTGAAGCAGCCAATGAACTCGCGTCGCTCGCCAGAGACAACGACAGGACCAAGCAGATAATCGTCGAGGAAGGTGGAGTCCCTCCATTGCTAAAGCTCTTGAAGGAGGACGCGTCGCCGGACGCTCAGATTGCTGGGGCGAGCGCGCTTTGCAACCTAGCGAACGACCAAGAAAGGGTGAGAAATATCGTGAATGAGCTCGGGGTTCAGATTATAGTGCAAGTCCTCGGGGACTCGCCGTTGAAGGTTCAATCTCAGGTAGCGACGTTGGTGGCGAGGATGGCTGAGCACGACCCTCTGGCGCAAGAGGATTTCGCGAGAGATAACGTGATAAGGCCGCTCGTGACACTGTTGTCTTTCGAGACATTTGCTGACGAGCATAGAGAGCAATCTGGCAAGCAAAGCATTCATTCGATTGTTCAAATTAATAAGGAGATGGAGAAGAAATCGTTAACTAGGCCGAATGCCGGACCATATACGCATTCGCAATCGAGCTCgcattactattataattattatcattcctcgGAGGGGAGTAAGCataggagagagagggagaacgAGAAACCCCAACTGAAGCttagtttaaaaattagttGTGCTGAGGCTTTGTGGAAGCTTGCCAAAGGGAGTGTGTCCAACAGTAGGAGGATAACTGAGACGAAAGGGCTACTTTGTTTGGCCAAGTTGGTGGAGAAAGAAGAGGGTGAGTTGCAGTACAATTGCTTGATGACCATAATGGAGATAACGGCTGCAGCTGAGTCCAATGTTGACCTTAGACGTGCAGCATTCAAGACTACTTCACCGGCTGCTAAGGCTGTTGTGGATCAGCTGTTGAGGGTGGTTAGAGACTTGGACAGCCCTGTCTTGCAAGTTCTGGCCATAAAATCGATTGGTTCGTTGGCAAGGACATTTCCTGCTAGAGAGACCCGGGTAATTGGTCCGCTAGTTACTCATCTGGGCAATAGAAACCCCGATGTGGCTGCAGAAGCTGTCATTTCGTTGCAGAAGTTTGCTTGTCCGGGGAATTTTCTTTGTATGGAGCATTCAAAGACAATAATTGAGTTCGATGGGGTGCCGCCATTGATGAAAATGCTAAGGGGCAATGAACGGACATTGTTGCACGGTTTGATTCTGCTTTGCTACCTTGCATTACACGTTGGAAAAAGTGACTCTTTGGAACAAGCAAGGGTGTTGACTGCCCTTGAGGGGGTAGACCGTACTGTGGTTTCCCAGCATCCTGAATTGAGAGAATTGGTACCCAAGGCAATATACCACCTCAGTCTATACCACCCGGGAGTCCATTCCCAAAGGTTTTCATTTGTTCCTTGA
- the LOC121258722 gene encoding uncharacterized protein LOC121258722: protein MARDKAPGSDGFSMAFFQECWEVVKGDVMSVFHETNGYDTLLFCDTDPGHIQSKALLICFEVVSSLKVNIGKSEMVLLGDVRNIRRLASILGSKVASLPMKYLGLPLGASFKANTIWDGVVGKIEEIFRAFLWVGIGEETKFPLVKRNKVFTPISNGRLGIHNQRIFNKALIGKWLWRYHHEGESYWKKIIELKDGSL from the exons ATGGCAAGGGACAAAGCTCCGGGGTCagatggtttctctatggcATTCTTTCAGGAGTGTTGGGAGGTTGTAAAGGGAGACGTTATGAGCGTTTTTCACGAGACAAATGGAT atgacactttattattttgtgatacGGACCCAGGTCACATTCAGTCAAAGGCtctattaatttgttttgaagttgtttccAGTCTTAAGGTGAACATTGGGAAATCCGAGATGGTGCTGTTGGGAGATGTTAGGAATATTAGAAGGTTGGCAAGTATTTTGGGCAGTAAGGTTGCTTCATTGCCTATGAAATACCTGGGCCTTCCACTTGGGGCCTCTTTCAAGGCTAACactatatgggatggggtggtggggAAAATTGAGGAG ATTTTCCGAGCCTTCTTGTGGGTTGGAATTGGAGAGGAGACTAAGTTCCCCTTGGTCAAGAGGAATAAGGTATTTACACCAATCTCTAATGGAAGGTTGGGAATTCATAATCAGAGAATCTTCAATAAGGCACTTAttgggaagtggttatggaggtatCATCATGAAGGGGAATCTTACTGGAAGAAAATTATTGAGTTGAAGGATGGGAGTTTGTGA